One genomic segment of Theobroma cacao cultivar B97-61/B2 chromosome 6, Criollo_cocoa_genome_V2, whole genome shotgun sequence includes these proteins:
- the LOC18595778 gene encoding cytochrome c1-2, heme protein, mitochondrial yields MRLAQKIRTGIQGYGKLSFLLRLARQTHDAKTLPAVPYQIVKQDRDRLGSTGNNSLRWLALFGTGVSGLLGFSTIAYSDEAEHGLGVPNYPWPHEGILSSYDHASIRRGHQVYQQVCASCHSMSLISYRDLVGVAYTEEETKAMAAEIEVVDGPNDEGEMFTRPGKLSDRFPQPYANEQAARFANGGAYPPDLSLITKARHNGQNYVFALLTGYHDPPAGVSIREGLHYNPYFPGGAIAMPKMLNDGAVEYEDGTPATEAQMGKDVVTFLAWAAEPEMEERKLMGFKWIFVLSLALLQAAYYRRLKWSIFKSRKLVLDVVN; encoded by the exons ATGA GGTTAGCCCAGAAGATCAGGACCGGCATCCAAG GGTATGGAAAACTCAGCTTTCTTTTAAGGCTCGCTCGCCAAACTCACGATGCTAAG ACTCTTCCTGCAGTGCCCTACCAAATTGTGAAGCAGGATCGAGATAGACTAGGATCTACCGGCAATAATTCTTTGAGATGGCTTGCACTCTTTGGGACAGGTGTCTCAGGGCTTTTGGGTTTTTCCACAATAGCTTATTCTGATGAGGCTGAACATGGTTTGGGGGTTCCTAACTATCCTTGGCCTCATGAAGGCATACTCAGCTCATATGACCATGCTTC GATCCGTCGGGGCCACCAGGTCTACCAACAAGTTTGTGCATCTTGCCATTCAATGTCTCTAATCTCATATAGAGATCTTGTTGGTGTGGCATACactgaagaagaaacaaaggCTATGGCAGCTGAAATTGAAGTAGTTGATGGGCCTAATGACGAGGGTGAGATGTTCACCCGGCCTGGTAAGCTAAGCGATCGTTTTCCGCAGCCATATGCAAATGAACAAGCAGCTAGGTTTGCCAATGGAGGTGCATATCCTCCAGACTTAAGCCTTATCACCAAG GCCCGTCATAATGGCCAGAACTATGTATTTGCTCTTCTAACGGGTTACCATGATCCTCCTGCTGGTGTATCG ATTCGAGAGGGGTTGCATTATAACCCTTACTTTCCTGGTGGTGCAATAGCTATGCCAAAAATGCTGAATGATGGTGCTGTCGAATATGAAGATGGTACCCCAGCTACAGAGGCCCAA ATGGGGAAGGACGTGGTGACATTTTTAGCCTGGGCTGCTGAGCCAGAAATGGAAGAGAGAAAACTG ATGGGTTTTAAGTGGATTTTTGTGCTATCTCTTGCACTTCTCCAAGCAGCTTACTACAGGCGGTTGAAATGGTCAATTTTTAAATCTCGAAAATTGGTGCTTGATGTCGTCAATTGA
- the LOC18595779 gene encoding uncharacterized protein LOC18595779 has protein sequence MQTISLLLLLICATCRIASSIKDGLLPNGNFEYGPKPSEMKGTKVVSPKAIPNWEISGVVEYIKSGQKQGDMLLIVPEGAFAVRLGNDALIKQTMKVIKGMFYSLTFSAARTCAQEERLNVSVSPNYEKNDYGLFPIQTMYSSNGWDSYAWAFQADEPLIEISIHNPGVEEDAACGPLIDSVALKTLYPPKRTPANLLKNGNFEEGPYIFPNTSWGVLIPPHIEDDHSPLPGWIIESLKAVKYIDSEHFSVPEGKRAIELVAGKESALAQVVKTTIGRSYVLSFTVGDANNACEGSMVVEAFAGKNTVKASYQSKGKGGFKRAILAFKAESSRTRIMFYSTFYTMKSDNSGSLCGPVLDDVKLLSVRKLHHV, from the exons GTTTATTGCCAAATGGGAACTTCGAGTATGGACCAAAACCATCAGAAATGAAAGGAACAAAAGTGGTGAGCCCCAAGGCTATACCCAACTGGGAAATCTCAGGGGTTGTAGAGTACATCAAGTCAGGTCAAAAACAGGGTGACATGTTGCTGATAGTACCCGAGGGAGCCTTTGCAGTGAGGTTAGGCAACGACGCCCTGATTAAGCAGACGATGAAGGTGATTAAGGGCATGTTTTATTCCCTAACCTTCAGCGCGGCTCGCACATGTGCTCAAGAGGAACGATTGAACGTGTCAGTTTCACCAAACTACGAGAAAAATGACTATGGTTTATTCCCGATTCAAACAATGTATAGCAGCAACGGATGGGATTCGTATGCATGGGCTTTTCAGGCTGATGAGCCTCTCATTGAGATTTCAATACATAACCCAGGAGTGGAAGAGGATGCAGCTTGTGGCCCTCTTATTGACTCTGTCGCATTGAAGACCTTGTACCCTCCCAAACGTACCCCTG CCAACCTACTAAAGAATGGAAATTTCGAAGAAGGCCCCTACATCTTCCCAAATACTTCATGGGGAGTCCTGATTCCACCTCACATTGAAGATGACCACAGTCCTCTTCCAGGCTGGATAATTGAATCCCTGAAAGCCGTCAAGTACATCGACAGTGAACACTTCTCAGTTCCGGAGGGGAAACGTGCCATCGAACTCGTCGCCGGAAAAGAAAGTGCCCTTGCACAAGTGGTGAAGACCACAATCGGCAGAAGCTACGTCCTCTCATTCACTGTCGGTGATGCGAACAACGCATGTGAAGGTTCCATGGTCGTGGAAGCTTTTGCAGGCAAAAACACCGTGAAGGCGTCGTATCAATCAAAGGGCAAAGGGGGCTTCAAGAGGGCTATACTTGCATTCAAGGCAGAGTCGAGCCGCACTCGAATAATGTTCTACAGCACGTTTTACACCATGAAAAGTGATAACTCGGGCTCTCTGTGTGGACCGGTGTTGGATGATGTGAAGCTGCTGAGTGTCCGAAAACTGCATCATGTGTAG